Proteins co-encoded in one Aerococcaceae bacterium DSM 111021 genomic window:
- the glnA gene encoding type I glutamate--ammonia ligase, protein MTTTWTKERIMADAKENNVKFIRLMFTDILGTIKNVEIPLSQLSKALDNNMTFDGSSIEGFVRIEESDMYLVPDLQTWLIFDWNIASDDTKRIARLICDVETSSRELFSGDPRSNLKRVLEEMKELGFSDFYLGPEAEFFLFKLDKEGNPTMTLNDHGGYFDLAPTDLAENCRRDIVLELEALGFEIEASHHEVADGQHEIDWKYADAVTACDNIQTFKLIVKTVARRHHLHATFMPKPLFGINGSGMHFNMSLFTESGNSFYDESTRSGLSKTAKHFIAGLMEYAPAFTAVCNPTVNSYKRLVPGYEAPVYVAWSEKNRSPLIRIPAARGNSTRIELRSVDPSANPYLALATILIAGLKGIREELEAPAPVDCNIYRMTARERLDQGITSLPGSLQEAIHELKASDPILDALGPHISTSFIKAKTKEYEEYAKYVSPWEIEQYFTNY, encoded by the coding sequence ATGACGACGACTTGGACAAAAGAACGAATTATGGCAGATGCGAAAGAAAATAATGTAAAATTTATCCGCTTAATGTTTACCGACATCTTAGGTACGATAAAAAACGTAGAAATTCCTCTGTCTCAATTAAGTAAAGCTTTAGACAACAATATGACCTTTGATGGTTCATCAATAGAAGGCTTTGTACGAATCGAAGAGAGTGATATGTACTTGGTACCTGACTTACAAACTTGGCTGATTTTTGATTGGAATATTGCAAGCGATGATACCAAGCGCATTGCCCGTCTGATCTGTGACGTTGAGACATCATCTCGTGAGCTATTCTCAGGGGATCCTAGAAGCAATTTGAAACGTGTTCTGGAAGAGATGAAAGAACTCGGCTTCTCTGACTTTTACTTAGGCCCCGAAGCAGAGTTTTTCTTATTCAAGTTAGATAAAGAAGGGAATCCAACGATGACATTGAATGATCACGGTGGTTACTTTGACTTAGCGCCGACAGATTTGGCGGAGAACTGTCGCCGTGATATTGTTCTAGAACTAGAAGCTCTTGGCTTCGAGATTGAAGCTAGTCATCACGAAGTGGCCGATGGGCAACATGAGATCGACTGGAAATACGCTGATGCGGTGACGGCTTGCGATAATATTCAAACTTTCAAGCTCATTGTTAAGACCGTAGCTCGACGCCATCATCTTCATGCTACGTTTATGCCGAAACCGCTTTTTGGCATCAATGGTTCTGGTATGCACTTTAATATGTCACTCTTTACTGAAAGTGGTAATTCTTTCTACGATGAAAGTACGCGGTCTGGCTTATCTAAGACAGCCAAGCATTTTATTGCAGGTCTGATGGAGTACGCACCGGCCTTTACTGCCGTCTGCAACCCAACCGTGAACTCCTATAAACGACTGGTCCCTGGCTACGAGGCCCCAGTCTATGTGGCTTGGAGCGAGAAAAACCGCTCCCCATTAATTCGTATTCCAGCAGCTCGTGGCAACTCAACCCGTATTGAATTAAGGAGTGTCGATCCATCGGCCAATCCTTATCTTGCTCTAGCGACGATTCTTATCGCTGGATTAAAAGGTATTAGAGAAGAACTCGAAGCTCCGGCTCCGGTTGATTGTAACATCTACCGCATGACCGCTCGCGAGCGTCTTGACCAAGGGATTACAAGCTTGCCGGGTTCATTACAAGAAGCCATACATGAATTGAAAGCTTCAGACCCAATCTTGGATGCTTTAGGGCCGCATATCTCTACTAGCTTTATTAAAGCCAAAACAAAAGAGTACGAGGAATATGCCAAATATGTCTCACCATGGGAAATTGAACAATATTTTACTAATTATTAA
- a CDS encoding diaminopimelate epimerase gives MPFTKMEGIGNDYVYINDLKEEIEDLAELAIQVSEQHFGIGSDGLIVLRPSNKADFQMRMFNLDGSEGRMCGNGIRCLAKFIYDNGLWDQESIEIETLSGVKTVQLIFNDQGEVTGARVNMGQAIIDTALIPITAEEDQWINQAITIAGQAYQVTGVSMGNPHLVIFQENIKDLDLKALGPRFEYDTRFPEQINTEFAHVHNRQEISMRVWERGSGETLACGTGACAVAVAGVLNGLTEETIKVNLLGGTLTITWDWSDTGHVYMEGPARTSFTGHYFPQVH, from the coding sequence ATTCCCTTTACAAAAATGGAAGGAATTGGCAATGACTATGTTTATATTAATGACTTAAAGGAAGAGATTGAAGATCTAGCAGAATTAGCAATTCAAGTAAGTGAACAACACTTTGGCATTGGTAGTGATGGTCTCATCGTGCTTCGCCCATCTAATAAGGCAGATTTCCAGATGCGGATGTTCAACCTAGATGGCAGCGAAGGTCGGATGTGCGGCAATGGCATCCGTTGTTTAGCCAAATTTATCTACGATAATGGCCTTTGGGATCAAGAATCGATTGAGATTGAGACACTAAGTGGCGTCAAAACCGTCCAGCTCATTTTCAATGATCAAGGTGAAGTCACAGGAGCTCGGGTCAATATGGGCCAAGCAATTATCGACACGGCCTTGATTCCAATTACGGCAGAGGAAGACCAATGGATTAATCAGGCCATTACAATCGCCGGGCAAGCTTATCAAGTGACTGGTGTATCGATGGGGAACCCTCATCTCGTTATCTTTCAAGAAAATATCAAAGACTTGGACTTAAAAGCACTTGGACCTCGCTTTGAATATGACACGCGCTTTCCTGAACAAATCAATACCGAATTTGCCCACGTTCACAACCGGCAAGAAATTAGCATGCGCGTGTGGGAACGTGGGAGTGGCGAGACTTTGGCTTGCGGAACCGGCGCCTGTGCGGTTGCGGTCGCCGGGGTGTTGAATGGTCTTACTGAAGAGACGATTAAGGTGAACCTCTTAGGGGGAACACTCACAATCACGTGGGATTGGAGCGACACAGGGCATGTTTATATGGAAGGCCCTGCCCGCACTTCATTCACTGGTCACTACTTTCCACAAGTACATTAG
- a CDS encoding LL-diaminopimelate aminotransferase — protein sequence MMQANHNYSRISDSYLFSTIAQKIDTYTQLNPDKEIIRLGIGDVTQPLVPGIIQALHHAVDEQASTDTFRGYGPEGGYDFLREAIAQHDYQEVGLSMDSSEVFVSDGAKSDIANLQELFALDSIIAMGDPIYPVYIDSNVLTGRLGEWNEELGQWSELVYLESHAENHFRPALPTEKVDVIYLCYPNNPTGMTLTKDELQQWVDFALENESLILFDAAYEAYIQEDGIPHSIYECEGAERCAIEVRSFSKKAGFTGLRLGYSVVPKALTFQNMNLNQMWHRRQSTKFNGAPYIIQRAGWACYQEPARTQIEENISYYMENARMIKEGLKEVGATVYGGDNAPYIWLKTPVGVSSWEFFDQLLEKVQVVGTPGVGFGPSGEGYFRLTAFNTRDNTEKAVERLQKYYSE from the coding sequence ATCATGCAAGCAAATCATAATTATTCAAGGATTTCTGACAGTTACTTATTCTCAACCATTGCTCAAAAAATTGACACTTACACTCAACTAAACCCTGACAAAGAGATTATTCGTTTAGGCATCGGGGATGTGACCCAACCCCTTGTTCCAGGTATCATTCAAGCCCTCCATCATGCAGTGGATGAACAAGCTTCTACTGATACTTTTCGTGGTTATGGCCCTGAAGGCGGTTATGACTTTCTGAGAGAGGCAATAGCCCAACATGATTATCAAGAAGTTGGCCTGTCAATGGATAGCAGTGAAGTCTTTGTATCAGACGGCGCCAAAAGTGATATCGCCAACTTGCAAGAATTATTCGCACTCGATAGCATCATCGCCATGGGAGACCCTATCTACCCTGTCTACATCGACAGCAATGTACTCACAGGTCGCTTGGGCGAATGGAATGAAGAGCTTGGTCAATGGAGTGAGCTTGTCTATTTAGAAAGTCATGCGGAAAATCACTTCCGACCTGCCCTCCCTACTGAGAAAGTTGATGTCATCTACTTATGCTACCCCAATAACCCGACTGGGATGACTCTAACGAAAGACGAACTGCAACAATGGGTCGATTTTGCCTTAGAAAATGAAAGTTTAATCCTCTTCGATGCAGCTTATGAAGCTTATATTCAAGAAGACGGTATTCCTCATTCCATCTATGAATGTGAAGGTGCCGAGCGTTGTGCGATTGAGGTCCGTAGTTTCTCTAAGAAAGCCGGTTTTACTGGCTTACGTTTGGGATACTCCGTCGTTCCAAAAGCACTGACTTTCCAAAATATGAATTTGAACCAAATGTGGCACCGCCGTCAATCGACCAAATTCAATGGAGCACCTTACATCATCCAAAGAGCCGGTTGGGCTTGTTACCAAGAACCTGCCAGGACACAAATCGAGGAAAATATTAGCTATTATATGGAAAATGCTCGAATGATCAAGGAAGGTTTGAAAGAAGTAGGTGCAACCGTTTATGGTGGCGACAATGCACCTTATATTTGGCTTAAAACGCCAGTTGGTGTCTCATCCTGGGAATTCTTCGATCAGTTATTGGAAAAAGTTCAAGTAGTGGGAACCCCAGGGGTCGGCTTCGGCCCAAGTGGGGAAGGCTACTTTAGACTGACTGCTTTCAATACTCGGGATAATACTGAAAAAGCTGTTGAGAGATTGCAGAAGTATTATAGTGAGTAG
- a CDS encoding transposase, translated as MRTAFRTLTSYALDIKNSLTYTLSNGVVEGTVNKIKIIKRSD; from the coding sequence GTGAGAACAGCGTTTCGAACCTTAACTTCCTACGCGTTAGATATTAAAAACAGCTTAACTTATACACTCTCGAATGGCGTTGTGGAAGGCACCGTAAATAAAATCAAGATAATCAAACGATCTGACTAA
- a CDS encoding transposase: protein MCKHCRGTTVAVTSLTRRHCFISNAVKYVILEELAQMQSMTFIAQHLNVSTTTVIRQLITYGDNLNPKSSCLPSHLAIDEFKSVKNVPGAMSCLLMNNATHQMVDILEGRTQGYLRAYFLRLSLEERRQVKTITMDRYSHTR from the coding sequence TTGTGTAAACATTGCCGTGGGACCACAGTAGCTGTCACTTCCTTAACTCGTCGGCATTGTTTTATTTCTAATGCGGTGAAGTATGTCATCCTTGAAGAATTAGCTCAGATGCAGTCCATGACCTTCATCGCCCAACACCTGAATGTTTCAACCACGACGGTCATCCGTCAATTAATAACCTATGGGGACAACCTAAATCCTAAATCCAGTTGCTTACCGTCCCACTTGGCGATCGATGAATTTAAATCGGTTAAAAATGTTCCTGGGGCAATGTCGTGTCTGTTAATGAATAACGCGACACATCAAATGGTGGATATCCTTGAAGGCCGAACTCAAGGGTATTTAAGGGCTTATTTCTTACGGCTCTCACTGGAAGAACGGCGGCAGGTAAAAACCATCACCATGGATAGGTATTCCCACACAAGGTGA
- a CDS encoding NAD-dependent succinate-semialdehyde dehydrogenase, translating into MAYETKYPFTNEVLKTYENISDQEIEKHLENGHRLYKQWRKEGQLEDRKAVLYKIAGILRRDIDKYAEIMTKDMGKLFEEAKGEVELSASIAEYYADKADEFLKPSPFETDTGDAYVVRQATGVIMAVEPWNFPYYQIMRVFAPNYVAGNPMVLKHASICPGSAQAFEDLVKEAGGQEGAYKNLFADYDQVAKVIADPRVSGVCLTGSERGGATIAEIAGRNLKKSTLELGGNDAFIVLDDANLDGLKELLPGLRLNNAGQVCTSSKRFIVTEKNYDAFLEILVESFKGAKWGDPMDPETTLAPLSSAKAKEEVLEQIQLAVDNGAKVVYGNEPIDHPGNFVMQTILTDITKDNPIFNQEIFGPVAIVHKVKDEDEAVELANDSSYGLGGSVYGEDLDHARKVAEKVETGMSFMNSGWTSLPELPFGGVKNSGYGRELSELGFTAFLNEHLIYTPKQ; encoded by the coding sequence ATGGCATATGAAACAAAGTATCCCTTTACTAACGAGGTTTTGAAGACATACGAAAATATTTCGGATCAAGAGATTGAGAAACATCTAGAGAATGGTCACAGGTTATACAAACAATGGCGCAAAGAGGGTCAATTAGAAGATAGAAAAGCGGTCTTATATAAAATAGCTGGAATTTTACGTCGTGATATCGATAAATACGCTGAGATTATGACAAAAGACATGGGTAAATTATTCGAAGAAGCTAAGGGTGAAGTCGAATTATCTGCTTCCATTGCAGAATACTATGCTGATAAGGCTGACGAATTCCTGAAACCAAGTCCTTTTGAAACAGATACAGGAGACGCTTATGTCGTGCGCCAAGCAACAGGGGTGATTATGGCAGTGGAGCCATGGAACTTCCCTTACTACCAAATTATGCGCGTATTCGCACCAAACTATGTAGCAGGTAACCCAATGGTTCTTAAGCATGCTTCCATCTGTCCAGGATCTGCTCAAGCCTTTGAAGATTTAGTAAAAGAAGCTGGCGGGCAAGAAGGAGCCTACAAGAACTTATTCGCAGATTATGATCAAGTTGCTAAAGTGATTGCTGATCCGCGTGTTTCAGGTGTTTGTCTAACAGGTTCTGAACGTGGGGGAGCAACGATTGCTGAGATTGCTGGGCGTAACTTGAAGAAATCGACCTTAGAACTTGGTGGTAATGATGCATTTATCGTCTTGGATGATGCGAACTTAGATGGCCTAAAAGAATTACTACCAGGCTTACGTTTGAATAATGCCGGGCAAGTGTGTACTTCTTCTAAACGTTTCATCGTGACAGAGAAAAATTACGATGCATTCTTAGAGATATTAGTTGAAAGCTTCAAAGGAGCTAAATGGGGAGATCCAATGGATCCAGAAACAACCTTAGCCCCACTATCATCAGCAAAAGCGAAGGAAGAGGTCTTAGAACAAATCCAATTAGCAGTTGATAATGGAGCAAAAGTGGTTTATGGTAACGAGCCGATTGACCATCCAGGTAACTTTGTAATGCAAACGATATTGACTGATATTACAAAAGACAACCCAATCTTTAATCAAGAAATCTTTGGTCCCGTAGCTATCGTTCATAAAGTTAAAGATGAAGATGAGGCGGTAGAGTTAGCTAACGATTCTAGTTATGGGCTTGGTGGTTCAGTTTATGGTGAGGATTTAGACCACGCTCGCAAAGTTGCCGAAAAAGTGGAGACAGGGATGTCCTTTATGAACTCTGGTTGGACCTCACTGCCAGAATTGCCATTCGGAGGCGTTAAAAACTCAGGTTATGGTCGTGAATTAAGTGAATTAGGCTTTACTGCTTTCTTAAATGAACATTTAATTTATACACCTAAACAATAA